agcataaAGAACGTTAATGGGTGGAAACGGCTATCTTAGATCTTTTTAAATCTCATTAAGATGTTtcatcttgttgtttttattggggGGTGGAACAAGCTAGCTTTTGGCTAGGGCCAGTTGTACAAAAGGAAAACTACATTGTTTTGTTCCTCTTATGTAACTAAGACTCAAAGTGTTAATCAGTGAGCTTTAGATGTGGTGATTGTTGGATTTGGGTTGTTATGTTCTTATGCCATGCTAGTTATGCTAAGTTAACCAGCTCCCGGCTGTTGCTTCATGTTTAGTCTACTGACACGAGAGTGGTGTCtcatcttctcatctaactcttGGCGAGAAAGGTAATGAGCATACCTCTCTAACATTAATATCAAAATTTTTGTTCATGGGACAGAAACATTACTGATCTTTAATTTGTATTGAAAAGTTAGTTGTTTGTCACTTTTTACTTACGAACAACTGATACACTACACAAGGAAAACCTTTTTTCCCTATTCCTTTAATGTCCAGCATGGTGCACGTCAGCAGAGAACATCAACTGGCTGGTTaggcttttaaaagaaaacaacgaACATGCATATCTAGACATGAATCTTTTTAACGTGCTCTGTACAGGAAATCGGTAAACAACAGACATACAAACTCTTTTTAGACTTATTTTAACCCTGATGTTGCTTTGGATCATGTTTTTCCTGCTGTcgaatgtgtgtgtctccgttCAAATCTGCTTTACTGTGAGTGAAtgctgaagagaagaaaaggaactAGGAAATACAACAATAAGGAAGGAAGTCAGTAGGACGTCTGCAGTTTCAGTCTACAACAATGCtgagatgtatttattttcaacattGGGACCTGGCACCCCACAACATGGGCCCCAATTTAAGTAGATTAAAAATTGTaattttattagattttaataaatgttatatggtcatttttattaaaattgACTTTTTGCCCATACAGACTGTgaatgaatctttttttgtgttctgttttttttatcaagccTAACAAACATCCTTGAACTTGAGCAAGGAGCATCACTTTGTGACAACGTTTTTGCTCTAAATAATGTAACAGAATAGTAAAAAAGTAATATGGAACCACTGTTTCCAGCAGATTATTTTGTTGGCCATAATACAGTTATTATATTGTTTAACATGTTATCATGTAATGTGGCATTTAATCTTTATTACATctcaaatttgtgtttttcagtttcAAATCTCTCGTCGTTAACGTCCAGGGTCTAAATGAATGGTGACTGCTTCAGTGATGGTCATTTCCATTGAGCTTAATTTTTCATAATTCCCATTTGGTCGAATAAAAACCTAGCTGAGCAGCTGAAATCGTGACTCATCAGATTAGGCCGATTAGCAATTTGTGTTAACAAGCAATTcaacaggtgtacctaataaagtgctCGTTGggggtgtgtgtatatatctaCTTAGATATGTATATAAACATTTGAGATGACAAATTTTCACTCTGCCACAAAGGTCAGTTAGGAATATCATGCAATATCCTGGTCTGCGCCTCACTTCAACATAACATTCCTATAAAAAACATATGTCTTGAattgatacatttattttaatatgtaaGGAATGGACTAAATAGGAAGTTTTCGAAGGATCATCGGCCTACAGGCCACATCAAAATCAAACGTAAAAAGCCTGAGCTCCTCTCATGTTTGTCCATCCTGGGCTACTGTAGAAACGAACCGCCCCCAAGGGGTGAGCAACTATAACGTCATAGAGTAGTAGCATAGAATAATTGCCTGTATTTAGTAGGAACATTGTTCAAAGAGGCTATACTCTATCCCATCACGTAGTTGGAGcagatcaaataaaataaatacaaccatAAACATTGGAAAAACAGTGACATAATTGATCAAAAACACCCACAACGTTGTCTTTCTTACAATTCGGATTAAACAATTATCTTGATCTGAAAATCTCGGACCGGAAGTACTTTTATAATTTCCACTTGCTTGACAGACAGAAGTGAAAGTTGCACTGGTTCACTTGCTGTAAACACACTTAGCAAGCGGCAGGTTGTTGTTTCTGTTCAAGCTAACTTTAGTTATCGCTCCGCGATGTCAGGGCACGGGCACGGTCACGGACACGGTCACGGGTGCGAGGGGGAGCACGAGCCAGCCGAAAGGGGTCTGGAGTACGGACTGTACCGGAGGATAGACCTGGAGAAGCTGCAGTGCCTGAACGAGAGTAGAGACGGGGATGGGAAGCTAGTGTTCAAACCATGGGATCAGCGGAACGAGCGGGACAAGGTACCGGAGATAATGAGCATTCTCTACCCCGGGCAGCCTCATGAAAGTCTCCCCATAGATGGAAATAAGTCATCCGGTGGTTCCGGAGAacagaggctgctgctgtggagctGCGCAGTTGCTGATTCAAACGaaactttattcattttgctAAAGCGTGTCAAATTACATGAGGGTTTACATTTGTAAACATAATGGAAAACCcgtattttttgtaattgtataTTGCCATGTGACATTATTGTAAATCTTTGCAAAATTACGTTCAATTAACTGAACTGATGTTTGTTCTACTCATTGTGGTTTATTCATTCATCCAGATCTTCTTTTTGTATCCACTGTATTTTCTCTACAAAATGTAAGAAAATCGTGGAAACTATTGCCCAGTTCTGATTGcttataataacatatttgtgTCCCAGTCAAGCTAGTAACCCAATCTGTGAGGGTTTGTATAATTGCTGCAGCAACTTCGATTACCCAGAGGGAATTACCATGTTTGTCTATTTTCTTGTAGTATGTTGAGAGTGACGCAGATGAAGAGCTTCTGTTCAACATCCCGTAAGTCCTATAATCTTCATTATCTTAACCAAGATAAGCCTGAACCTTAAACAATTAACCCTCAATGAAAACATTGCATGGTTTGCTTCTTGACAGTTTTTAATCCCTGATATTCATATCAGTTGgtggttttaatttagttttttttcatcattcaccATTCATCTACTGTGACAGCTTCATGCTGTTCTTAGCagtctcttgtttttttatatgaaaGATTTGTGATTTTGTCTCGGCGGATAGCGgcggagaaaccatgtgttgtccCTTTCAGTTTTACAGGCAGCGTGAAACTGAAAGGCATCATCATCTCTGGCGAAAATGACGACTCTCATCCAGCTGAGATCCGACTGTAAGTATCTGCTCATCACTTCTCATGTTGGATGGCACTGTACCGCTAAAAGCAGTTTTCCAGCGATCTGCAGTTACATTGCTTCTATCCTTTGCTTCACTAGAGGACCGCAACCGCATGaaactcattttcttttcattccagGTACAAGAACATCCCTCACATGTCCTTCGACGCCACCGGCAGAGAACCCGAGCAGGCCTTCAGACTCAACCGAGATCCTGTCGCTGAGCTGGAGTACCCCACAAAGTGAGAGCATGAACAATTCTACTTCTGTTTTTTCGCCTTACTGCACCGTTCTCCCTTCAGGTTCCCAATCACTGCAAGCTTCTCGTATAAATTTTGGCTTTAAATAATAAACCTGCCTTATTATTGtgagatcccccccccaaaagattTCAGTTTTGCTCATAAGAAGAGAGATGAAGCGTTGAAGTGAAAGCgactcttttttgtttttccctttcagttTGCTGCTACGTATCACGCTTCCCTTCGTTTGTATGAGTTTCTACTTGCTGCTCTACAGTTTAGCATCGTCTCTGATTGAATGATTTCCCAAGCTGCTGTCTCACACTGAGTTGTCCCTTCTGTTGTGTGATGATTTGCCAGGATCGCTCGTTTTTCCAACGTGCAGCACCTCTCCATCCACATCTCGAAGAACTTTGGAGCAGAGAGTACCAGGGTCTACTACATCGGCCTAAGGGGAGAGTACTCTGAGGTtatagctttttttcccccgtatttttatttcatcatctaGAATACTGTGGAAATCATTGAGGGGAAAGGACATCCCCCTAAATGACTATTAAGTTGAATAATCACCTCTCTAAAACAGGATCAATAAAAACTTTATGAAGGGAGGGTTTATCGCAGGGCTGTTGTATTAGTTTGAGCTAGGTGGACCAAATAAACTGACCAGTTCTATTAGTCTTCTTTGCGTTTCCACATGTTGGAATGTACTCCCCGAGTCAACCTTTTCCAGCACAGATAAAGATCAGGTTGTTTTCCACTGTTTGTCCCATGGTTTGTTTGGCTGCGTGTGGCAGATCACAACTACATTGAAAGGAGACATTATTTTGATCTTCCATCCCGAGGAAAGCCAATTCTCTCCGAAAATATTAAGGTGTTAGTCTGGTGTGACTCAAAGAGCCCCTGCGTGTCTGTCTTTTGGTGCGAGGCTCTTGATTGTGCACGTTGCAGGCATGCAGCCATACAGTAGGTTGAGCCGGTCCAATTGatctctaaatggaccataatttacatgtttgtgtgttagttGACCTGTCTTTCTCACCTGTCACTCTTTAGGCTCATAGACATGAAGTGACGATCTGTAACTACGAGGCATCAGCCAACCCTGCAGATCACAAAGTGGAGAGCGTCTTTCCACAAACCAACTTCATTTCCTGAAAAAGCTCCAGAGCGTTGGAATGAAAAGAGACGTGAAGAGAGGTTTCTGCTGGCGGTCGATGATGCAAAAAGAGTTCAACGCTGCCTAGCGGCAGGCTGCTTGAGCCTGGACCGGTGACTGGAACGCTGCACTCTGAAGACCAGAGAGCTCCATATGTGTCTGCAAGTGCCATGTTGTTGCT
This genomic interval from Pungitius pungitius chromosome 17, fPunPun2.1, whole genome shotgun sequence contains the following:
- the pithd1 gene encoding PITH domain-containing protein 1: MSGHGHGHGHGHGCEGEHEPAERGLEYGLYRRIDLEKLQCLNESRDGDGKLVFKPWDQRNERDKYVESDADEELLFNIPFTGSVKLKGIIISGENDDSHPAEIRLYKNIPHMSFDATGREPEQAFRLNRDPVAELEYPTKIARFSNVQHLSIHISKNFGAESTRVYYIGLRGEYSEAHRHEVTICNYEASANPADHKVESVFPQTNFIS